The following proteins are encoded in a genomic region of Brachyspira pilosicoli:
- the rbr gene encoding rubrerythrin, whose translation MKDLKGTKTEKNLHDAFAGESMARNKYTYFASVARNEGYEQIAAIFLETAENEREHAKVHFKYLNGIGDTLQNLQSAWEGENYEYEEMYPTMSKEAAAEGFDEIAHSMKLIGDVEREHRERYAKLREAVKNGTVFKRNTKVQWKCRNCGYIYEGEAAPEICPACKHAKKFFEVRVESY comes from the coding sequence ATGAAAGATTTAAAAGGAACAAAAACAGAAAAGAACTTACACGATGCTTTTGCTGGCGAATCTATGGCTAGGAACAAGTATACATATTTTGCAAGCGTTGCTAGAAATGAAGGTTATGAGCAAATAGCTGCAATATTCCTTGAAACTGCAGAAAATGAAAGAGAACACGCTAAAGTTCATTTTAAATATCTTAATGGTATAGGCGATACTCTTCAAAACTTACAATCTGCTTGGGAAGGCGAGAACTATGAGTATGAAGAAATGTATCCTACTATGTCTAAAGAAGCTGCTGCTGAAGGTTTCGATGAGATTGCTCATTCTATGAAATTAATCGGTGATGTTGAAAGAGAACATAGAGAGCGTTATGCTAAATTAAGAGAAGCTGTAAAAAATGGTACAGTTTTCAAAAGAAACACTAAAGTTCAATGGAAATGCAGAAACTGCGGATATATATATGAAGGCGAAGCTGCTCCTGAAATTTGTCCTGCTTGTAAACATGCTAAAAAATTCTTTGAAGTTAGAGTTGAAAGCTATTAA
- a CDS encoding superoxide dismutase, whose protein sequence is MFELMKLPYGKEDLAPYMSSNTLDFHHGKHLNAYVTTVNDLVSKDKSLEGKSIEELILLSHNNSEKQALFNNAGQVYNHEEFFKMLKKDVAVPAEVKSKIEADFGSFDAFKEAFTTGGKTQFGSGWVWLVLNNGKLEVRKYANAMNPVADKVHGILTCDVWEHAYYLDYQNRRPDFLTTFVEHLVNWDYVAEKLNKVK, encoded by the coding sequence ATGTTTGAGTTAATGAAATTGCCTTATGGCAAAGAGGATTTAGCACCATATATGTCTTCAAATACTTTAGACTTCCACCATGGCAAACACTTAAATGCTTATGTAACAACAGTTAATGATTTAGTATCTAAAGATAAGTCATTAGAAGGAAAAAGTATAGAAGAATTAATACTTCTTTCTCATAACAATAGTGAAAAACAAGCATTATTCAACAATGCTGGTCAGGTTTATAACCATGAAGAGTTTTTTAAGATGTTAAAGAAAGATGTTGCTGTACCTGCTGAAGTGAAAAGTAAAATAGAAGCAGATTTTGGCAGCTTTGATGCTTTTAAAGAAGCATTTACTACAGGCGGTAAAACACAATTCGGTTCTGGCTGGGTATGGTTGGTATTAAATAACGGCAAATTAGAAGTTAGAAAATACGCTAATGCTATGAACCCAGTTGCTGATAAAGTACATGGTATTTTAACTTGCGATGTTTGGGAACATGCTTATTATTTAGATTATCAAAACAGAAGACCTGATTTCCTTACTACTTTTGTAGAGCATTTAGTAAATTGGGACTATGTAGCAGAAAAATTAAATAAGGTAAAATAA